A stretch of Ipomoea triloba cultivar NCNSP0323 chromosome 13, ASM357664v1 DNA encodes these proteins:
- the LOC116001959 gene encoding chaperonin CPN60-2, mitochondrial produces MYRFAANLASKARVAKNSTQQIGSRLSWNRNYAAKDIRFGVEARALMLQGVEELADAVKVTMGPKGRNVVIEQSWGAPKVTKDGVTVAKSVEFNNKVKNVGASLVKQVANATNDVAGDGTTCATVLTRAIFAEGCKSVAAGMNAMDLRRGITMAVDSVVTNLKSRARMISTSEEIAQVGTISANGEREIGELIAKAMEKVGKEGVITIQDGKTLLNELEVVEGMKLDRGYISPYFITNQKNQKCELDDPLILIHEKKISSINAIVKILELALKRQRSLLIVAEDVDSDALATLILNKLRVGIKVCAIKAPGFGENRKANLQDLATLTGGQVITEELGLNIENVDMEMLGTCKKVTVSKDDTVILDGAGEKTSIEERCEQIRSAIELSTSDYDKEKLQERLAKLSGGVAVLKIGGASEAEVGEKKDRVTDALNATKAAVEEGIVPGGGVALLYASKELDKLPTANFDQKIGVQIIQNALKTPVYTIASNAGVEGAVVVGKLLEQDNPDLGYDAAKGEYVDMVKTGIIDPLKVIRTALVDAASVSSLLTTTEAVVVELPKEEKETPAMGGGMGGMDY; encoded by the exons ATGTATCGTTTTGCAGCAAATCTTGCCTCTAAGGCCAG GGTCGCTAAGAACAGCACCCAACAG ATTGGTAGTAGGTTAAGTTGGAATAGAAACTATGCTGCCAAAGATATAAGATTTGGAGTGGAGGCTCGGGCGTTGATGCTTCAGGGTGTAGAAGAGCTTGCTGATGCAGTTAAAGTCACCATGGGTCCAAAG GGGCGTAATGTTGTGATTGAACAAAGTTGGGGTGCTCCCAAAGTGACAAAAGATGGTGTCACTGTTGCAAAAAGTGTTGAATTCAATAATAAAGTCAAGAATGTTGGAGCAAGCCTTGTAAAGCAAGTGGCTAATGCTACTAATGATGTTGCTGGTGATG GTACGACTTGTGCAACTGTCCTCACCCGGGCAATATTCGCTGAGGGCTGTAAGTCAGTTGCAGCTGGTATGAATGCAATGGATTTGAGACGTGGCATTACCATGGCTGTTGATTCTGTTGTAACAAACCTGAAGAGCAGAGCACGGATGATTAGTACATCAGAGGAAATTGCCCAG GTTGGGACAATCTCTGCTAATGGGGAGAGAGAGATTGGTGAGCTAATTGCTAAGGCTATGGAGAAAGTAGGCAAGGAAGGTGTCATCACAATTCAA GATGGAAAGACATTATTAAATGAGCTGGAAGTTGTGGAGGGGATGAAGCTGGATAGGGGCTACATCTCTCCATATTTCATTACAAACCAGAAGAACCAGAAATGT GAGTTGGATGACCCTCTCATTCTAATCCATGAGAAGAAAATCTCAAGCATAAATGCTATTGTGAAAATCTTGGAGTTGGCTTTGAAG AGACAAAGATCCCTCTTGATTGTAGCCGAAGATGTGGATAGTGATGCCCTTGCGACTCTTATCCTCAACAAACTTCGTGTCGGAATCAAG GTTTGTGCCATAAAAGCTCCTGGCTTTGGTGAAAACAGGAAGGCCAATCTTCAAGATCTTGCTACGCTGACAGGAGGCCAA gTAATAACTGAAGAGCTTGGATTGAACATCGAAAATGTTGATATGGAAATGCTAGGAACATGTAAAAAG GTCACTGTATCAAAGGATGACACTGTTATTCTTGATGGTGCGGGAGAGAAAACGTCCATTGAAGAAAGATGTGAACAG ATTCGATCAGCAATTGAATTAAGCACATCTGATTATGACAAGGAGAAGTTGCAAGAAAGACTAGCAAAGCTTTCTGGTGGTGTGGCTGTATTAAAG ATCGGAGGTGCCAGTGAAGCCGAGGTTGGTGAGAAGAAAGATAGAGTTACAGATGCATTAAATGCCACGAAAGCTGCTGTTGAGGAAGGAATTGTCCCTGGCGGCGGTGTTGCACTTCTTTATGCATCAAAAGAATTGGATAAGTTGCCCACGGCCAACTTTGATCAGAAGATTGGTGTTCAAATTATTCAGAATGCCCTTAAG ACACCAGTTTACACAATCGCCTCTAATGCTGGAGTAGAAGGTGCTGTTGTTGTCGGTAAGCTGTTGGAGCAAGATAACCCCGATCTTGGATATGATGCAGCAAAAG GTGAATATGTGGATATGGTGAAAACTGGCATTATTGACCCATTGAAAGTTATAAGAACAGCCTTGGTTGATGCTGCCAG CGTGTCTTCCCTCCTGACAACCACAGAAGCTGTGGTCGTCGAGCTTCCCAAGGAGGAGAAGGAAACGCCCGCCATGGGTGGCGGAATGGGCGGCATGGACTATTGA
- the LOC116002411 gene encoding protein SIEVE ELEMENT OCCLUSION B-like isoform X1, which translates to MDLDESIIVEHVIATHACSGGINFNSKFVLDYVEKALNNTDLGETQQDSLNTQLELIHEDFSYQIRQLSSEISFKSLNEIDDHRSTICLLEKLSAYTWEAKVVMMLAAFAGIYGNKLNILSQQSYRNRLAIFKQTLCPTPSYNNIEKLVNDDSIKLMLNLAKCVADLYQLSSSSPPQSLILANYWITRNVLHYAHQILSFEPKNEVTEESTLIDKTKSILSVCYQLLDAKRIDKSYEALLHVFSHSSNNLKVLKLIFNVTDDEAIFYGCKIIGHRISRFENRGLLLMITSSTNVSEIIFLANELRLNRYVRTIWIPIVDYPDMWSNENSDWNLKLFDCCYRADPLEKIAPQFIRFVLKTCFPAFQIGGDPIIISLDNRGRLVHFNAFHMMMTWGNNELDAPKVIGGANLSALLLQNMKQMILYAGANYVIDDIDNRINIFVNDFSRRIINWTDDINSEMNRSVRSYNYTSSKEKALWNAETWSVNLVAHPFPFSAIIREWSDKGECIFLYGGNNIKCVEEFAMKIKEISSKIQLEMKLAYVGKSMKVKSVVENISDYVHDTSNSRRFWLRLGSVLVSRINYLNEIGIDERGDNITTGLKKIASL; encoded by the exons ATGGACCTTGATGAAAGTATTATCGTGGAACATGTTATAGCTACACACGCTTGCAGTGGTGGTAtcaattttaattcaaaatttgttCTTGATTATGTGGAGAAGGCTCTCAACAACACG GATCTTGGAGAAACCCAGCAAGACAGCCTAAACACACAATTAGAGCTTATTCATGAGGACTTTTCATATCAAATTAGACAACTTTCTTCTGAG ATATCATTTAAGAGTTTGAATGAAATTGATGATCATCGGAGCACAATCTGTCTATTAGAAAAGTTATCAGCCTACACCTGGGAGGCTAAGGTTGTCATGATGTTGGCAGCTTTCGCTGGGATATATGGAAACAAACTCAATATTCTTTCCCAACAATCCTATCGGAACAGATTGGCCATTTTCAAACAAACATTGTGTCCTACACCATCTTACAATAATATTGAGAAGTTGGTTAATGATGATTCCATCAAACTCATGCTGAACCTTGCCAAGTGTGTGGCTGATCTTTATCAACTCTCGTCTTCCTCTCCACCACAATCACTCATTCTGGCAAATTATTGGATTACAAGAAATGTTCTTCATTATGCCCATCAAATTCTTAGCTTTGA GCCCAAAAATGAGGTAACAGAAGAATCCACTTTAATTGACAAAACTAAAAGCATACTCTCTGTTTGCTACCAATTACTAG ATGCAAAAAGGATAGATAAATCTTATGAGGCGTTATTACATGTTTTTAGTCATTCttctaacaatttgaaagttctCAAGTTAATTTTCAATGTTACAGATGATGAAGCTATATTTTATGGATGTaag ATAATTGGCCACCGAATAAGTCGTTTTGAGAACCGAGGACTGCTACTGATGATAACTTCAAGCACAAATGTCTCTGAGATTATTTTTCTTGCCAATGAGTTGCGGTTGAACAGATACGTGCGAACCATTTGGATTCCTATAGTAGATTATCCTGATATGTGGAGTAATGAAAACTCAGATTGGAATCTCAAGTTATTTGATTGCTGCTATCGTGCTGATCCACTGGAAAAGATTGCACCACAATTTATTAGATTTGTCTTGAAGACATGCTTTCCAGCCTTCCAAATTGGGGGAGATCCTATCATTATTTCATTGGATAATCGCGGAAGATTAGTTCATTTTAATGCGTTTCACATGATGATGACATGGGGAAACAATGAGCTTGATGCCCCTAAAGTTATTGGTGGAGCTAATTTATCCGCATTATTATTACAGAACATGAAGCAGATGATATTATATGCTGGTGCCAATTATGTGATTGATGATATTGACAACaggataaatatttttgttaatgACTTTTCTAGAAGGATCATCAATTGGACGGATGATATTAATTCAGAAATGAATAGATCG GTTCGTTCCTATAATTACACAAGCAGCAAGGAGAAAGCACTTTGGAATGCAGAAACTTGGAGTGTTAATCTTGTCGCACATCCTTTCCCGTTCAGCGCGATAATAAGAGAATGG AGTGATAAGGGAGAATGCATTTTCTTATATGGAGGGAATAACATTAAATGCGTTGAAGAATTTGCAATGAAGATAAAGGAAATTAGTTCCAAGATTCAATTGGAGATGAAGTTGGCATATGTTGGAAAAAGCATGAAAGTCAAGTCTGTGGTTGAGAATATAAGTGATTATGTCCATGACACTAGTAATTCTCGGAGATTTTGGTTACGACTTGGAAGTGTGTTGGTGTCAAGAATCAATTATTTGAATGAAATTGGCATTGATGAAAGGGGTGACAACATTACTACAGGACTCAAAAAAATTGCTAGCTTATGA
- the LOC116002411 gene encoding protein SIEVE ELEMENT OCCLUSION B-like isoform X2, which yields MDLDESIIVEHVIATHACSGGINFNSKFVLDYVEKALNNTDLGETQQDSLNTQLELIHEDFSYQIRQLSSEISFKSLNEIDDHRSTICLLEKLSAYTWEAKVVMMLAAFAGIYGNKLNILSQQSYRNRLAIFKQTLCPTPSYNNIEKLVNDDSIKLMLNLAKCVADLYQLSSSSPPQSLILANYWITRNVLHYAHQILSFEPKNEVTEESTLIDKTKSILSVCYQLLDDEAIFYGCKIIGHRISRFENRGLLLMITSSTNVSEIIFLANELRLNRYVRTIWIPIVDYPDMWSNENSDWNLKLFDCCYRADPLEKIAPQFIRFVLKTCFPAFQIGGDPIIISLDNRGRLVHFNAFHMMMTWGNNELDAPKVIGGANLSALLLQNMKQMILYAGANYVIDDIDNRINIFVNDFSRRIINWTDDINSEMNRSVRSYNYTSSKEKALWNAETWSVNLVAHPFPFSAIIREWSDKGECIFLYGGNNIKCVEEFAMKIKEISSKIQLEMKLAYVGKSMKVKSVVENISDYVHDTSNSRRFWLRLGSVLVSRINYLNEIGIDERGDNITTGLKKIASL from the exons ATGGACCTTGATGAAAGTATTATCGTGGAACATGTTATAGCTACACACGCTTGCAGTGGTGGTAtcaattttaattcaaaatttgttCTTGATTATGTGGAGAAGGCTCTCAACAACACG GATCTTGGAGAAACCCAGCAAGACAGCCTAAACACACAATTAGAGCTTATTCATGAGGACTTTTCATATCAAATTAGACAACTTTCTTCTGAG ATATCATTTAAGAGTTTGAATGAAATTGATGATCATCGGAGCACAATCTGTCTATTAGAAAAGTTATCAGCCTACACCTGGGAGGCTAAGGTTGTCATGATGTTGGCAGCTTTCGCTGGGATATATGGAAACAAACTCAATATTCTTTCCCAACAATCCTATCGGAACAGATTGGCCATTTTCAAACAAACATTGTGTCCTACACCATCTTACAATAATATTGAGAAGTTGGTTAATGATGATTCCATCAAACTCATGCTGAACCTTGCCAAGTGTGTGGCTGATCTTTATCAACTCTCGTCTTCCTCTCCACCACAATCACTCATTCTGGCAAATTATTGGATTACAAGAAATGTTCTTCATTATGCCCATCAAATTCTTAGCTTTGA GCCCAAAAATGAGGTAACAGAAGAATCCACTTTAATTGACAAAACTAAAAGCATACTCTCTGTTTGCTACCAATTACTAG ATGATGAAGCTATATTTTATGGATGTaag ATAATTGGCCACCGAATAAGTCGTTTTGAGAACCGAGGACTGCTACTGATGATAACTTCAAGCACAAATGTCTCTGAGATTATTTTTCTTGCCAATGAGTTGCGGTTGAACAGATACGTGCGAACCATTTGGATTCCTATAGTAGATTATCCTGATATGTGGAGTAATGAAAACTCAGATTGGAATCTCAAGTTATTTGATTGCTGCTATCGTGCTGATCCACTGGAAAAGATTGCACCACAATTTATTAGATTTGTCTTGAAGACATGCTTTCCAGCCTTCCAAATTGGGGGAGATCCTATCATTATTTCATTGGATAATCGCGGAAGATTAGTTCATTTTAATGCGTTTCACATGATGATGACATGGGGAAACAATGAGCTTGATGCCCCTAAAGTTATTGGTGGAGCTAATTTATCCGCATTATTATTACAGAACATGAAGCAGATGATATTATATGCTGGTGCCAATTATGTGATTGATGATATTGACAACaggataaatatttttgttaatgACTTTTCTAGAAGGATCATCAATTGGACGGATGATATTAATTCAGAAATGAATAGATCG GTTCGTTCCTATAATTACACAAGCAGCAAGGAGAAAGCACTTTGGAATGCAGAAACTTGGAGTGTTAATCTTGTCGCACATCCTTTCCCGTTCAGCGCGATAATAAGAGAATGG AGTGATAAGGGAGAATGCATTTTCTTATATGGAGGGAATAACATTAAATGCGTTGAAGAATTTGCAATGAAGATAAAGGAAATTAGTTCCAAGATTCAATTGGAGATGAAGTTGGCATATGTTGGAAAAAGCATGAAAGTCAAGTCTGTGGTTGAGAATATAAGTGATTATGTCCATGACACTAGTAATTCTCGGAGATTTTGGTTACGACTTGGAAGTGTGTTGGTGTCAAGAATCAATTATTTGAATGAAATTGGCATTGATGAAAGGGGTGACAACATTACTACAGGACTCAAAAAAATTGCTAGCTTATGA
- the LOC116002413 gene encoding uncharacterized protein LOC116002413 isoform X1 encodes MAFHCNSVPCFPCQPACGTTRRPMSPFSLTHFITPQKTPFLATSLNSSSSRYSGMIKGISAVVSDQNAVKSNYSGIDVFKLTYLEGNTWLWEVGGVKILVDPILVGNLDFGIPLLYDAAKKFLKNFQLDDLPEVHYLLITQSLDDHCHLNTLRPLSQKSPNLRVIATPNAKGLLDPLFSDVTYLEPGQGYDIEASNGFTVKVKATAGPVLGPPWQRPENGYLVTSPQGALTLYYEPHCVYNKTFLEKERADIVITPVIKQLLPNFTLVSGQEDAVQLAKLLSAKFIVPMKNGDLDSKGILASLVQAEGTIESFKEILSKELPSAKVLEPTPGVPLDISAPTNES; translated from the exons ATGGCTTTTCACTGCAATTCAGTTCCATGCTTCCCCTGCCAACCAGCTTGCGGTACAACAAGAAGACCCATGTCCCCTTTCTCGCTTACCCATTTCATTACACCTCAAAAGACTCCATTTTTGGCCACTTCTCTCAATTCCTCAAGTTCCAGGTATTCCGG GATGATTAAGGGCATTTCTGCTGTGGTTTCTGACCAAAATGCTGTGAAGTCTAATTATTCTGGGATTGATGTCTTCAAATTAACTTACTTGGAG GGAAATACTTGGTTGTGGGAAGTTGGAGGGGTAAAAATATTGGTGGATCCTATTTTGGTAGGTAATTTGGATTTTGGGATTCCTTTGCTTTATGATGCTGCCAAGAAGTTTTTGAAGAATTTCCAG CTTGATGATCTTCCAGAAGTTCATTATCTACTGATTACACAAAGCCTTGATGATCATTGTCATCTCAACACCTTAAGGCCCCTCTCTCAGAAGTCGCCAAATCTCAGAGTTATTGCAACTCCGAATGCAAAAGGACTGTTGGATCCTCTTTTCAGCGAT GTCACATACTTGGAACCTGGTCAGGGCTATGATATTGAAGCGAGCAACGGCTTTACAGTTAAAGTGAAGGCAACTGCCGGACCAGTTCTTGGTCCTCCTTGGCAGCGACCTGAGAATGG TTATCTCGTCACTTCTCCACAAGGCGCGCTTACTCTATATTACGAACCACATTGCGTCTACAACAAGACTTTCCTGGAAAAAGAACGAGCAGACATCGTTATCACTCCTGTCATAAAGCAACTTTTACCCAACTTCACTTTGGTTTCTGGACAAGAAGACGCAGTTCAGCTCGCAAAGCTCCTCTCTGCCAA GTTCATTGTACCCATGAAAAACGGAGACCTTGATAGCAAAGGGATTCTCGCTAGTCTCGTTCAGGCTGAGGGGACAATAGAATCATTTAAG GAGATTTTGTCAAAGGAATTACCATCTGCAAAGGTTCTTGAACCTACTCCTGGAGTACCTCTGGATATATCAGCTCCCACCAATGAATCCTAG
- the LOC116002413 gene encoding uncharacterized protein LOC116002413 isoform X2 encodes MAFHCNSVPCFPCQPACGTTRRPMSPFSLTHFITPQKTPFLATSLNSSSSRMIKGISAVVSDQNAVKSNYSGIDVFKLTYLEGNTWLWEVGGVKILVDPILVGNLDFGIPLLYDAAKKFLKNFQLDDLPEVHYLLITQSLDDHCHLNTLRPLSQKSPNLRVIATPNAKGLLDPLFSDVTYLEPGQGYDIEASNGFTVKVKATAGPVLGPPWQRPENGYLVTSPQGALTLYYEPHCVYNKTFLEKERADIVITPVIKQLLPNFTLVSGQEDAVQLAKLLSAKFIVPMKNGDLDSKGILASLVQAEGTIESFKEILSKELPSAKVLEPTPGVPLDISAPTNES; translated from the exons ATGGCTTTTCACTGCAATTCAGTTCCATGCTTCCCCTGCCAACCAGCTTGCGGTACAACAAGAAGACCCATGTCCCCTTTCTCGCTTACCCATTTCATTACACCTCAAAAGACTCCATTTTTGGCCACTTCTCTCAATTCCTCAAGTTCCAG GATGATTAAGGGCATTTCTGCTGTGGTTTCTGACCAAAATGCTGTGAAGTCTAATTATTCTGGGATTGATGTCTTCAAATTAACTTACTTGGAG GGAAATACTTGGTTGTGGGAAGTTGGAGGGGTAAAAATATTGGTGGATCCTATTTTGGTAGGTAATTTGGATTTTGGGATTCCTTTGCTTTATGATGCTGCCAAGAAGTTTTTGAAGAATTTCCAG CTTGATGATCTTCCAGAAGTTCATTATCTACTGATTACACAAAGCCTTGATGATCATTGTCATCTCAACACCTTAAGGCCCCTCTCTCAGAAGTCGCCAAATCTCAGAGTTATTGCAACTCCGAATGCAAAAGGACTGTTGGATCCTCTTTTCAGCGAT GTCACATACTTGGAACCTGGTCAGGGCTATGATATTGAAGCGAGCAACGGCTTTACAGTTAAAGTGAAGGCAACTGCCGGACCAGTTCTTGGTCCTCCTTGGCAGCGACCTGAGAATGG TTATCTCGTCACTTCTCCACAAGGCGCGCTTACTCTATATTACGAACCACATTGCGTCTACAACAAGACTTTCCTGGAAAAAGAACGAGCAGACATCGTTATCACTCCTGTCATAAAGCAACTTTTACCCAACTTCACTTTGGTTTCTGGACAAGAAGACGCAGTTCAGCTCGCAAAGCTCCTCTCTGCCAA GTTCATTGTACCCATGAAAAACGGAGACCTTGATAGCAAAGGGATTCTCGCTAGTCTCGTTCAGGCTGAGGGGACAATAGAATCATTTAAG GAGATTTTGTCAAAGGAATTACCATCTGCAAAGGTTCTTGAACCTACTCCTGGAGTACCTCTGGATATATCAGCTCCCACCAATGAATCCTAG
- the LOC116002647 gene encoding vacuolar protein-sorting protein BRO1, whose protein sequence is MMITFQGLAKLKASQVIFEDAFVASDPGTLEQLKELSSRRRSIEFINKNSCVTEAIAREMSGGLTSRSEQNIKNLEQYLPLLENLIGCVDLIKGHPRVVGWVSDLKITWSSPLTSSSFFNNRSPKLHQINDLRFELGMALFLYGALLQDLAREVLCTDLVQSTSLFRKAAGVYHHIAHEVLPNLQHNLRPEGPPEALTTVSDVFSLICLAEAQAVAATKAEQKGTTGGLLAKLHCGVSEFLEKALCNMQVAIKNCKDISSHFMDYISSCKTLHELESYKYLAESLKSDGQTGAAIGVLHFALKSKQKHNKPKEESWRSVYNQIIDSMTALLQKYERENEVVWHEKIPAPDQLPSPEGVKIVSCIPYQPQKWERSLVFKI, encoded by the exons ATGATGATCACTTTCCAAGGCCTGGCAAAGCTAAAAGCTTCTCAG GTCATATTTGAAGATGCATTTGTGGCTAGTGATCCTGGCACCCTTGAGCAACTGAAAGAATTAAGTTCCAGAAGGAGATCCATTGAGTTTATTAACAAGAACAGCTGTGTCACAGAGGCTATTGCAAGGGAAATGTCTGGGGGGTTGACCTCTCGCAGTGAGCAG AACATAAAAAATCTGGAACAGTATTTGCCACTGCTGGAAAACTTAATTGGCTGTGTTGATTTGATCAAAGGACACCCTCGTGTAGTTGGCTGGGTTTCAGACCTCAAGATAACATGGAGTAGTCCTCTTACTTCATCATCTTTCTTTAATAATAGAAGCCCAAAGTTGCATCAGATTAATGATTTGAGATTTGAGCTTGGGATGGCTCTTTTTCTTTATGGTGCATTGCTCCAAGATTTGGCCAGAGAAGTTCTATGCACAG ATCTCGTGCAATCTACTTCTCTCTTTAGAAAAGCTGCAGGAGTTTATCATCATATAGCTCATGAAGTTCTTCCCAATTTGCAGCATAATTTGCGTCCAGAAGGGCCACCAGAGGCTTTGACGACTGTGTCTGATGTTTTCAGCCTTATTTGCTTGGCTGAGGCCCAG GCTGTTGCTGCAACGAAAGCAGAGCAAAAAGGGACTACTGGAGGGCTTTTAGCAAAGCTGCATTGTGGTGTTAGTGAATTTCTTGAAAAAGCTCTTTGTAATATGCAGGTGGCAATCAAGAACTGCAAAGATATTTCATCGCACTTTATG GATTACATTTCAAGCTGCAAAACCCTGCACGAGTTGGAGAGTTACAAGTATCTCGCAGAAAGTCTGAAGAGCGATGGCCAAACTGGAGCTGCCATCGGAGTCCTTCACTTTGCATtgaaaagtaaacaaaaacataataagCCAAAAGAGGAGTCATGGAGATCAGTTTACAACCAGATAATTGATAGCATGACTGCATTGCTCCAAAAGTATGAACGCGAAAATGAGGTTGTGTGGCATGAAAAGATCCCGGCACCTGATCAGTTACCCTCACCGGAAGGCGTAAAAATTGTTAGCTGCATACCTTATCAGCCCCAAAAGTGGGAGAGAAGTCTagttttcaaaatttga